From the genome of Allorhodopirellula heiligendammensis:
TCTTGGGGACGAATCTACTTCTCGATGCGGCTTTGATAGCCTCCTTCTGGGACGAGCTCAGTGACTTACGAACGCCCAGCCAGTTCACGATCAGCCGGACGGCATCCCACGTGGGGACACCGACCGGCTAGGGGCAAAATCCGGATTTTAAAAGCCGGATTTTAGAAACGGAGTTCAGTTGTTCGACGGTTCTCGATTGACTCGGCGACGAGCTTTCGGCGAACCGTTGGTCTGCTGATAGATGCCGGAGCGACTGGCCGACAGACATCGACCGCTGGCCCAGGAACGCAACTGGCTCACGGACTCAGCAGCGGTCACAGCCACCGGCACCACGTTCTGTGCCGCCTGATTCAGAGGCAGATCAAGCAACGCTGCCAGACGACAGCACGACTTGATTTCCGCGCCAGTCCAGTTGGTGTCATCGGGAGCACTCTGTGCGGAGTCGATTTCATAGAGATCTCGATAAAGCTTCCAAATCGCATCCTTCTCCTCACGACTGGGCAGATCGAGAAAGAACACACCGTCGAAACGTTCGCTGCGGCTGAACTCAGGTGGCAGCTTCGAGACGTCGTTCGCTGTACAGACCACGAACACATCCGACTCGTGATCATTGAGCCACGATAGGAACGTGCCGAACATCCGTGATGCCACGCCTGAGTCTCCACTGCCGTTCATTCCCGCGAATGCCTTTTCGACTTCATCGATCATCGCCACACACGGAGCCATCACATCGATGATTTTCAGTGCCTGGCGAGTGCGTTCCTCCGACTGCCCGACGAGTGAACCCATCAGGCTGCCGACATCGATATTCAACACCGGGCGACCGACCTCCTTGCCGAGGGCCTTGCAGAACTGAGACTTGCCGCAGCCCGGTGGTGACAGCAATAGCACGCCCCGCGGTCGATTGCGTGAGTTGCCTCTGTGCGACTGCAGCATGGCCCGTTTACAGAACGCCTTGAGTGCCGACAGGCCGCCAAGGCTGCTGAAATCCTCGCCGCCGCGGTATAGCGAAAGCAATCCGCTTTTCTTTAGCGTTTGGGTCTTCATTTCCCAAACCGCATCGGCCGTGATCCGTTCCTGACGAACCAATGAGAGACTGAAGGCGTTTTCCGCTTCCATACGAGTCAAACCAGCCGCTGCGTCGATCACCGTTTGAAGTTCGGAGTCTTTCGGCAATTCTCCCTCTTCGGTGGCGATTCCCCGAGCAATCTCATCGAGTTCCTGGCGGTTGGGCAGGTCATGCTCCATCACCACGAACATCTTTTCGAGTTCCGTCGGGATCTGCACCACCGGTGAAAGTACGACCACGATCGTCCGGTTCTGTTTGCCAGCCACGATCTGGCGTGCCAGTGCCTGGACGACTTCAGCGGACTGCAAGAACCGATGAAAGTTCTGCAGTACGAGAATCGCGGTGCCATCAGGCGAGGCGAGAGCGTTGATCGACCGGATCGCGGTCAACGGATCGTTGCCGATCGTGTCGTGTTGCGGTTGATCGGGAACGTTCAAGCCGGACTCGATGTCCCAGGTAGCCAGCTGCCATTGTTGATCGCGGCAGAGCTGAGCGATTTCGGTGAGGGCATCCTGGTGCTCGTGGGACTCGATCCAGATGCCCGTAAAACATGCTCTCACGTACTCCGTGAGGCGAGTGCTTAGTTTCAATGTTGATCTCCTTGCTAGTGGTGTTGTTGATTGGATTGCTGCTGATTGGCCTGCTGGTGAAACTCAGCGGTCAGCTGCTCGCTGGTGCGTTGACCAAGTGCCGTTTCCATGAACTGACTGGCCTGACGGCATTGGCTGCCTGTAAAACCCTTGGTCTGAACCTGCGTTTGGCCCGTGGGCGAGACGACGATTTCGATGGTTGGCATCATGCGGCACCTCCCACCGTGACGGTTACCTTGATGGAGCCGTCAGCGAGTGACACCTCCGTGACCGTATGGCCCTTCAGGTGAGCTTCCCGTTTTGCCTTCTCGACGGCGTAGGCTTGCAAGAAGCGATCGAGTTGAACCTGCTTGCCCCAGTGGCCGCCGAAGTTGTCGTAACGGGCTTGACCCGACTGCGTGTCGAACACAGTCGGGTATCGCCAGCCGGGAAGGTTGACGATCACGCCGGTTGCCTCGCTGCTAAACAGCTTGACCGTGCCCCGCGTGGGCGGATCCATCTTGAGACGTCGGCAAGCGGAACCGATTGCGACCTCATCTCGAACTTCCGTTTTGATTTCCACAATGTGGCTCATGGATTGAGTCTCCTTTGCTTGAGTGAAATGGTTAGATCGGTTGCTCGACGTCATCCGTCGAGTCACCACTGAACAATGCGTGATTGGTTTCCTCGTCGTCGTGACCCAACGCTGGACGCCGAGTCATGGGACCGGGCAGCAACCTTGGCTCATCCGATGTCATTTCGAGAACGAGCATCTCCGCGACCGCCGCATGATCTGGCTCCTGCAAATGCATTTGCCGGATCACAAACACCGCGACCACGAGCGGCAGCACGCACGCAAGGGTCAGTCCCAAGTTCTGAATCACCGTCGCGATGATGGGATCTCGGTGACGTTGCGATGCGATATTGCGACGATCCCGTTCGAGCTGGTCATGGCCTGAGTAGATGACCGATTGCTGCTTATTGAGCTGCGAAGTCATCTCAGATTGGGCGGCGATCAGTTCCCGGCGAGCTTCCGCGTCGCTTTTGACCAGTTCCTTCGCGGCTTCCGCGAGTTGGTGGCTTTCTGCCACGACGGCTTGTGACTGATCAGCGATCCGATCGTTCTGCATGCGTTGTTCGGCCATCGATTGTTGAGCAAACGCAGCAAGCCGTTCGTCAGATGAGTCACTGCACCCGGCGACGCTGAGAATCAGCAGAGCCAGGCACATCGCGACGCGTCGAAGATGTTTCACTTGCTTCACGAGGATTTCTCCATTGGGAAAAGACTCGGGCCAGGAGCGACTGCAGAGCACGCCGCAGTCGAATCTCCTTCGCCCAAGCCAGGGTGAGTAGCACGACCAGCACGCTGCTGGCCGCCAGAACGGCAAAGGCCATTGGGTCTCCTTCAAAAACGATGGGATAGAAACGAAAAAAGCCCCGCAATCCAGGCATCTCTGAGTGAGATGACTGAACGACGGGGCTTTGGAGGGGGGTTACGGGGACTCAGAAAATCTAAGTCATTCCCTATTAATAGTGACACCAAAAACGCCGAAATTCGATTTCTGACGCGGGATTTACGTGATTTCTACGCTAATCAAGCTGTTTTCGGCTTTTCAGGCGAAGTGGCTGAAACCGGAGCGTCAGAGAAAGAAGGCTATCGCTGTCTCTTTGACGCCAGCAGCCAGAGCATCCGTGATGTCGGTGCGGCAACCAAGAGCTTGAAGAGTGGGGCAAGCTGATCGGTGACGTGCCCAGCGCGACAGCGATCCTGGACCGCTTCCTGCACCACAGCGACGTGATGCAAATCACCGGTCGGAGCTACCGGATGGGAAATCAGCCAAAAAGTTCAAACAGTACCAAAGCGCCAACCGGGTCGGCGACCGAAGAAGCTTAAGTCAAACAGTACCACCGAGCCGCTCCACGGCCTGGCCTCACCAACTGGTACCGTTTGAAGCGCCAATGAGTGGTACTGTTTCAGGCGCAAATTGACAGCTAATCCCGTTCACGACCGCAGGGCCACCTGCGATCCATTCACCCTCACTACCATTCTGTGTACGCTTCAACCAACGACTTCGGCAACACGCCTTATACGTTGGCTGCAACACTCGATACCGGGCGTGTGGCTAGCACTTACCCGGACGGGATTCACACCCGCTTGTCAATCAGACCTTGCCAGTCCGCACGTGCATTTTTTGTTCTGTGCCGTCCTGCGTCTCGGCGACGCGTTGATCCGCAATCAACGCTGGCAGCGCGACCGCGAATGTGACGACCGCGAAACCGACCGTGAAACCGATCAGCCCAATCTGTACGTGATCCCACTCGTTGAGTGATCCAGGATGGTGGTTTAGGTATCTAACAGAGTAGGAATACCAAGCAGTCAGTGCAAATGTGGGGACGCAAGTCGCGGCCATCCATTGTCGCCATCCCGAAAGTCCGATTAGTGACGTAAGCACGTGCATCAGAGTTGAGATTCCCACGACGTATGTTCCGGCACGAATTAACCACCACGAGAGAATGTGGTGCGGTCGGAACGGGGGAGGATCGGGGACCGGTTCACCGATCTCGATCACGACCGCACGCGGAAATGGTATTTGATGAACGGCGAGGCATGCCGCCATTACCGCGGTTGCAATCAGAACGTAGCGAATCGTAGGTTTACGCACTCGCGCATCTCAGTGCACAGAACGGTTGCGACAACCGAGTCGCGACGAGTGATTCTCAATTGCCAGCAACGGCGATTCCGCGACTTCGGTTCGTCGGTACGCCCGACATGGGCGTGAACTTGTGGGGTGCCGCTTCCTTCGGGAAGCCAGTCCCCTGTACGAAAACGGAACTTGAACGAAGGACAGCATACCAAATGTAATCGATCAAGAAGAAGTACTAGGCGAAGGCAACTGCGGCGAGGTGACAGACCGTGGAGAGGAAGCCTGCGAATGTGGCCGGTAAGCCAGCAAAGAACCGTCGCTGGCACACGTTCTCGCCAAAGCTGCGAGGTGACGAACAGAAACGTCGTGGAGGCAGGCGGATGTTGAGGCGAGTGGCCCGAGGACCACGAAGCCGTTTTCCGACAACGTCCGTTTGTAGGCGACGCACTTGCGCAGCGAAAGTTCACGTCCCTTATTCGGGGAGATCTGTAAGCGTACCCGTGAGTAAGGCTTGACCTGAAA
Proteins encoded in this window:
- a CDS encoding AAA family ATPase: MKLSTRLTEYVRACFTGIWIESHEHQDALTEIAQLCRDQQWQLATWDIESGLNVPDQPQHDTIGNDPLTAIRSINALASPDGTAILVLQNFHRFLQSAEVVQALARQIVAGKQNRTIVVVLSPVVQIPTELEKMFVVMEHDLPNRQELDEIARGIATEEGELPKDSELQTVIDAAAGLTRMEAENAFSLSLVRQERITADAVWEMKTQTLKKSGLLSLYRGGEDFSSLGGLSALKAFCKRAMLQSHRGNSRNRPRGVLLLSPPGCGKSQFCKALGKEVGRPVLNIDVGSLMGSLVGQSEERTRQALKIIDVMAPCVAMIDEVEKAFAGMNGSGDSGVASRMFGTFLSWLNDHESDVFVVCTANDVSKLPPEFSRSERFDGVFFLDLPSREEKDAIWKLYRDLYEIDSAQSAPDDTNWTGAEIKSCCRLAALLDLPLNQAAQNVVPVAVTAAESVSQLRSWASGRCLSASRSGIYQQTNGSPKARRRVNREPSNN
- a CDS encoding DUF2997 domain-containing protein — translated: MMPTIEIVVSPTGQTQVQTKGFTGSQCRQASQFMETALGQRTSEQLTAEFHQQANQQQSNQQHH
- a CDS encoding DUF1257 domain-containing protein — translated: MSHIVEIKTEVRDEVAIGSACRRLKMDPPTRGTVKLFSSEATGVIVNLPGWRYPTVFDTQSGQARYDNFGGHWGKQVQLDRFLQAYAVEKAKREAHLKGHTVTEVSLADGSIKVTVTVGGAA
- a CDS encoding ATP-binding protein, whose amino-acid sequence is MPSATAILDRFLHHSDVMQITGRSYRMGNQPKSSNSTKAPTGSATEEA